The genomic DNA TATTGTCTCAAGTaattaattcaacattttgtcaataaaatgacagaaaataatgaaaaatgtcttttataaTTTCTCAGACCCCATACTTCATTCTATAATACAGCATGAGTACGAATCCTGgtcacaataataaaaacatctgaGGAATCTGTATCAAGATTGTAGTTCAtcttatgtgtttgtgtttcaaaaaGCAGATTTGTTAGGTTGTAATCCATAACTCCATAGCTATGGTTCATAACCCAAATCTTAtttggaaaaatataaaacatttgagaagcttgtttcagtaaatgtttggtattttgtaTTGAAGGACGACTTAAATGATCAGTTGTCAGAACAgttgcagattcattttctcTTGACTAACTGATCCCTCGCCTTTGTGTTCCTTTGAGTGGCCTCTAGCATTTTGCAATTGTCATAAgtacaatatatataaaataaaaaaaaaaacatggtatGTGCTTGCGTAGGCAGCCAATGCGTTCCTGGCACAGCGAAtcagcagcatcaacagcatCAGTGCTCTGTGTGAGGCCACCGGGGCTGATGTGGAGGAGGTAGCCAAGGCCATTGGTATGGACCAGAGAATAGGCAGCAAGTTTCTCAAGGCCAGTGTGGGTAAGAAACACGTTCACAAGATGTTTAGatgtttgatttcttttttaattttagattgGTTAATCGACTGTTGCCTTGTACTTCCTTGCTTCTGCGACACCCTGGTCAGGCTTTGGTGGAAGCTGTTTCCAGAAGGACGTGCTGAATTTGGTGTACCTGTGCGAGGCCCTCAACCTGCCTGAGGTGGCCTCCTACTGGCAGCAGGTGACAACTACACTGTGTAACACCTCATTTTACTCTTTTACTGAAAATCTGTGCTCATTGTATTCACCTTTTTCTCAATCtctgtttgtgatttttccCAGGTGATAGACATGAATGAGTACCAAAGGCGGCGGTTTGCCTGCAGGATTATTGACTGCCTCTTCAACACCGTCACTGGTAAAAAGATCGCTCTGCTGGGCTTCTCTTTCAAAAAAGACACAGGTGACACAAGGTTAGTCTCATTTCATGTTGTTCATTGTTTACTTTCCCTTCTCACACCCTCTTATGTTGATCATTAACctggccttttttttaaaaagcctcaAGAGCCTGTATAATCTTTGTACATATATAAAACATGCAGTGTCACTGTTGATCATACTTTACTCCACATGAACACCTGCCAGCATGCTGTGGTGAACTATGGCCCTGATCAGAGGTGAAAttctagtgtgtgtttgtgtcgcaaCTCCAGGGAGTCGTCCAGTATCTACATCTCTAAGTACCTGATGGATGAAGGGGCCAAGCTGTTCATCTACGACCCCAAAGTTCTTAAGGAACAAATCATTCACGACCTCTCCCAACCCAGCATCTCAGAGGACAACCCAGAAagaggtgtgtgcgtgtgcatgtgcgtgtgcatgtgcgtgtgcatgtgcgtgtgtgcgtgtgcgtgtgcgtgtatgtgtgcgtgtcaAAGTTCAAAGGCAGCTCTTATTATCAGCAGATTCCTTTAGCTCTTTTTATTGCATAGATATAGTTTACATGGacggaggagaaagagagagaaaagatttttttttttggcattgtttgctttatttgaaaGTGACAGTAGAGTGAAACGGAGAGAGTAAAAGTGGGGATGACACgcctttaatacattttacacagtaCCACCAGAGCGCTCCACACGCTTAGTGTCTTAAACTGCTGAGGCATTTCCTGtagaaatacacacaatgcTAAAAATAGTCACAGTCAATAGCTgacaagctgtttttttttcctctcagtgtctGAGCTGGTGaccgtgacctctgacccttaTGAAGCCTGCCAGAGTGCACATGCATTGGTCATCTGCACTGAGTGGGACATGTTTAAGGTCACAATCACACATTCTTTCCCCACCATTTCATAAATTGCTTaatcttagaaaaaaaaacaaacctttgaGTCATCATAACCCTCCAATTCCACCACAGGAACTGGACTATGAGAGGATTTACAAGAAGATGCTGAAGCCGGCTTTTATATTTGATGGTCGCAGAGTGCTGGACCACCTCCATGCCGACCTCCAGAACATCGGTTTCCAGGTgagcaaacagaaaacaccccaCCTGTACACACTGCACTACACATCTtgtataaaatcaaaatgaatgagCAATGTTTTCCAGAGGCCCGTTGAGGAACTGTCTGCCTCAAGTAACGACCACTGCTCAGATTCTGTaatttttctgccttttctgtCTGCAGATCGAGACAATCGGTAAGAAAGTGACCACAACACGTATCCCCTACACCCCGGCAGCTGTTTGTCCGCGCATCACTGCTAGTGAGCCGCCGCCAACTAAGAAAGCCAAAGTCTAAAACTCCGTTCGTCTCCACACACGATATGCAACACATTCCTCTCGCAACTTTTTTTATTGGTGGATAAACATTTTGTTCAAGTCCAGTCCCTCTGCTGTTGGTACATGTCTAATGATCAAACCGTGCAACTATTTGCTCCCCTGCAGTATGTTGGATGAGAGGAAGAAGTTGAGCCTTCAGTCCAAaattgtgtgaatgtgatcGACTATtgattttatacatttcatGTCAAGTAGCAGCCAAACATTTCTGATGCAGTGCTACATGCACTGTCTATTGTAGTCGATTTCAAATGAACACTATGTGAGTCCTTTCC from Pempheris klunzingeri isolate RE-2024b chromosome 3, fPemKlu1.hap1, whole genome shotgun sequence includes the following:
- the ugdh gene encoding UDP-glucose 6-dehydrogenase, with amino-acid sequence MFQIKRICCIGAGYVGGPTCSVIAHMCPEITVTVVDVNESRIKAWNSDTLPIYEPGLKEVVESCRGKNLFFSTDIDSAIRDADLVFISVNTPTKTYGMGKGRAADLKFIEACARRIVEVSDGYKIVTEKSTVPVRAAESIRRIFDANTKPSLNLQVLSNPEFLAEGTAVRDLKEPDRVLIGGDETPEGQRAIRALCAVYEHWVPQARIITTNTWSSELSKLAANAFLAQRISSINSISALCEATGADVEEVAKAIGMDQRIGSKFLKASVGFGGSCFQKDVLNLVYLCEALNLPEVASYWQQVIDMNEYQRRRFACRIIDCLFNTVTGKKIALLGFSFKKDTGDTRESSSIYISKYLMDEGAKLFIYDPKVLKEQIIHDLSQPSISEDNPERVSELVTVTSDPYEACQSAHALVICTEWDMFKELDYERIYKKMLKPAFIFDGRRVLDHLHADLQNIGFQIETIGKKVTTTRIPYTPAAVCPRITASEPPPTKKAKV